The DNA segment TTATTGGGGTCTCTCCAATTTCTAAAGTACCTGCTGGAAATTCCAGCAAATATCTAGATACAGCAAATCTGTATTGGCGCAGGAGTATAACTTTATTTTCGTTTGTTATGGGAACAGCTAATGCAGCGTTTGGGAATATTATTTGTCCATATTCATCTTCATGTCCATTAGGTAGCTCAATTCTATTGATTTCAAAACTAAATTTTTTTGTTTTTAACTCGGAGATTTTTTCTTTAAAAATGGCTTTTTTGAAGTGAATGTTATCATCCATAATTTAAATAAAAATACCCTAACAGTTATTTTAGGATTTTGGAAATTAATCAACAAGCCATCTTTCTTCTTCAACTTTTTTAACTGTTTGTGTTCTACTTAAGACTTCAGAAAGGGGAGATATTATAAAATTACGATTCATAAATCTTGGGTGAGGTAATATTAATTCTTCATCCTTGAAACAAAAATCTTCCCACCATAAAATATCTAAATCTAAACATCTAGATAACCATTTCATGTTATTGGGAGTCTTTTTTCTTCCAAAATTTCTTTCCAAATTTTTAAATTCTCTTAGAAGGAATTTTGCATTTTCTGTTGTTTGCTTTGGGAAAGAGTTACTTTTGACTAGGACAAGTGTGTTTAGATAATTTGGTTGATTATCCTTGACTCCATGAGGACTTGATTCATATATTGAAGACCAATAAAAAATTGTTTCAGATGATTCAGTTTCTTTATTACAATATTTAGATTGGTTTATCCAACTCTTTATTAAAGTCTCAATTTTTGGTTTGCAAATTATAAATGTTTCAATAGGTTTTCCATAATTACTATCAATATTTGCTCCTAATGATATACATAGTCCATTTTTGATATTAAGATTTGATAATTCCACTAAAAAAAACATTGTTATTGGATAAATTCTATATCAGGGATTTTTAAAGTGATTTTGGAAAAAAAGTTAAAAGGAAAAGAAGACATAAAGGATTTAATGAAAAAGAAAGATTCTTTTAGAGCTTTTCCATTGGCTGCGATTACGGGACACAGCTTATTAAAATTATCTTTACTTTTATCAGCAGTTGATCCTAGCTTAGGGGGAGTTGTTATAGCAGGCGGTAGAGGTACAGGTAAGTCAGTTTTAGCGAGAGGTTTACATTCTTTAATTCCGCCGATAGAAGTAATAGATAATGAATCAATACTTGAAAAATTACGGGATAATAAGACTTCTTTAAGGCCTATAAGTAGAAATTTAGATCCAACAAAACCTGAAGAATGGGATGAAAATATTCATGAGTTAATAGCGAATATGTTTGGGGATGATTATCTTAACCAAATTGAAAATATTCCAAAAAAGATTATACAAGCCCCATTTATTCAAGTTCCAATTGGCATTACAGAAGATAGACTTGTTGGGTCTATAGATGTTGCAGCTTCTTTAAATACAGGAGAACAAGTTTTTCAGCCAGGTATCCTAGCTGAAGCTCATAGGGGTGTGTTGTACGTTGATGATATTAATTTATTGGACGATGGGATTGTAAATTTAATTCTTGAAGCTACTGGTAGAGAACAAAATAATATTGAAAGAGATGGATTAAGTCTTTCTCATCCATGTAGATCTCTTTTGATCGCGACTTATAATCCCGAAGAAGGAGCTTTAAGAGATCATGTATTGGATAGATTTGCAATTGTTCTCTCTGCAGATCAATCTATTGATAATGATCAAAGAGTTGAAATAACAAAATCTGTTTTATCTCATGCAGAAAATAACATCAAGTTTTCAGAAAAATGGTCTGACGAATCTGATAATTTATCAACCCAGTTGATTTTGGCTAGGCAATGGTTGAATGATGTAAAAATTACTGAAGAGCAAATAACTTATTTGGTAAATGAGGCTTTAAGAGGTGGAGTTGAAGGACACAGGTCTGAATTATTTGCAGTGAAGGTTGCCAAGGCAAACGCAGCTCTAAGAGGTGATGAGAATGTTAATTCTGATGATTTAAAAGTAGCAGTAAGATTAGTTATTCTTCCTAGGGCAATGCAAATACCTCCTGAAGATGAAGATATTCAACCTCCTCCACCTGAAGATCAAAATCCACCCCCACCTCAATCAAGTAATGAAGAATCTGAACCTGAATCAAATGAAAATGAGAATGATCAAGAGCAAGAACAACAAGAGGATAATTCTGAGGGGGATGAAGATGCTACTTCGGAAATTCCAGAAGAGTTTATTTTAGATCCTGAAGCATGTATGGTAGATCCTGATTTATTGCTTTTTTCATCAGCAAAGTCTAAAGCAGGAAATAGTGGAAGTAGGTCAGTAATTCTTAGTCAAAGTAGAGGTAGATATGTCCGACCTTTAATTCCAAAAGGTAAAGTAGAGAGAATCGCTGTTGATGCAACTCTAAGAGCAGCTGCCCCGTATCAAAAATCTAGAAGATTAAAAAATCCCGGTAAAACCATAATCATTGAGGAAAATGACTTTAGAGCAAAGCTCCTTCAAAAAAAGGCAGGAGCATTAGTTATTTTTCTTGTTGATGCTAGTGGTTCTATGGCTTTGAATAGAATGCAAAGTGCAAAAGGTGCAGTAATCAGACTTTTGACCGAGGCGTATGAAAATAGAGACGAAGTAGCTCTTATTCCTTTTAGAGGAAATCAAGCAGAAGTTCTTTTGCCTCCAACAAGATCTATTACCGCAGCAAAAAGAAGATTAGAAACAATGCCATGTGGAGGTGGATCGCCTTTGGCTCATGGGTTAACTCAATCAGCCAAAGTCGCAAAAAATGCACTCTCTACAGGAGATATTGGTCAGGTCATTGTTGTTGGAATAACTGATGGCAGAGGTAATGTTCCATTAGGCATATCACTAGGTCAAGTTGAAAATGAAAATGAAGATGAAAATGTGAATTTGAAGCAAGAAGTTTTAGATATTGCAGCCAAATATCCTATGTTAGGAATAAAGCTATTAGTAATAGATACAGAAAGAAAATTTATTGCTAGTGGCTTTGGAAAAGAACTAGCGGAAGCTGCAAAAGGAAAATATGTTCAATTACCAAAAGCTACAGATAAGACAATTGCAGCGATGGCTTTAAACGCAATCAATGAATTTTAAATTTTTATGGATAAATCTCGTTAAGGAATTTAGAAAGCCCAATTGTTAAATCTCTTAAAGATTTTGTTAATTCTTTGTCTTTCATTAAGCCTTCAAAATCATCACTCATATTGTCTAATTTGCCTGATATTGATTCCGCGGCATTTATTGTCAACTTAATATCTTTCAGAGTGTCTTCGTTATCGATGGCAGACAAAA comes from the Prochlorococcus marinus str. MIT 9515 genome and includes:
- the bchD gene encoding magnesium chelatase ATPase subunit D produces the protein MKKKDSFRAFPLAAITGHSLLKLSLLLSAVDPSLGGVVIAGGRGTGKSVLARGLHSLIPPIEVIDNESILEKLRDNKTSLRPISRNLDPTKPEEWDENIHELIANMFGDDYLNQIENIPKKIIQAPFIQVPIGITEDRLVGSIDVAASLNTGEQVFQPGILAEAHRGVLYVDDINLLDDGIVNLILEATGREQNNIERDGLSLSHPCRSLLIATYNPEEGALRDHVLDRFAIVLSADQSIDNDQRVEITKSVLSHAENNIKFSEKWSDESDNLSTQLILARQWLNDVKITEEQITYLVNEALRGGVEGHRSELFAVKVAKANAALRGDENVNSDDLKVAVRLVILPRAMQIPPEDEDIQPPPPEDQNPPPPQSSNEESEPESNENENDQEQEQQEDNSEGDEDATSEIPEEFILDPEACMVDPDLLLFSSAKSKAGNSGSRSVILSQSRGRYVRPLIPKGKVERIAVDATLRAAAPYQKSRRLKNPGKTIIIEENDFRAKLLQKKAGALVIFLVDASGSMALNRMQSAKGAVIRLLTEAYENRDEVALIPFRGNQAEVLLPPTRSITAAKRRLETMPCGGGSPLAHGLTQSAKVAKNALSTGDIGQVIVVGITDGRGNVPLGISLGQVENENEDENVNLKQEVLDIAAKYPMLGIKLLVIDTERKFIASGFGKELAEAAKGKYVQLPKATDKTIAAMALNAINEF
- the folK gene encoding 2-amino-4-hydroxy-6-hydroxymethyldihydropteridine diphosphokinase encodes the protein MELSNLNIKNGLCISLGANIDSNYGKPIETFIICKPKIETLIKSWINQSKYCNKETESSETIFYWSSIYESSPHGVKDNQPNYLNTLVLVKSNSFPKQTTENAKFLLREFKNLERNFGRKKTPNNMKWLSRCLDLDILWWEDFCFKDEELILPHPRFMNRNFIISPLSEVLSRTQTVKKVEEERWLVD